A region from the Acidobacteriota bacterium genome encodes:
- a CDS encoding heparan-alpha-glucosaminide N-acetyltransferase domain-containing protein — translation MLDILRGCAILGMVIVHFWQGNPNEGGGALGAAINQGIGWFIAGKAATTFAILFGVGFAIQLQRADARGENGRWRFLRRLLGVALFGVLVAALAGVDTLIMYAVSGVASVRSALVDAPPAYRCDRDRNALGDLECGRRELSMQDPMSPEERTWRPHRKRP, via the coding sequence GTGCTCGACATCCTGCGCGGCTGTGCGATCCTCGGGATGGTCATCGTTCATTTCTGGCAGGGCAACCCCAACGAGGGTGGCGGGGCGCTCGGCGCCGCAATCAACCAAGGCATCGGTTGGTTCATCGCGGGCAAGGCGGCCACGACGTTTGCCATCCTGTTCGGGGTGGGCTTCGCCATCCAGTTGCAGCGAGCGGACGCCCGAGGGGAGAACGGTCGGTGGCGCTTTCTGCGGCGGCTGCTCGGAGTTGCACTCTTCGGCGTCCTGGTCGCCGCCCTTGCCGGCGTCGATACGCTCATCATGTATGCCGTGTCTGGTGTGGCTTCTGTTCGCTCGGCGTTGGTCGACGCGCCGCCTGCTTATCGCTGTGATCGTGACCGCAACGCTCTGGGGGATCTGGAATGTGGGCGTCGGGAGTTATCAATGCAGGACCCAATGTCTCCTGAGGAGCGAACGTGGCGGCCACACCGAAAGCGGCCATGA